The DNA region GAGTTCAACAGAGCCCTTGAACCCAGACTCATACCTGACTCTACAGAACCCCAAACGACTCAAGCAGCACGTCGGCATTCAGGCTACCGAAGTGATGGACTTCGCCGCTCTTCGAATCGTTCACCGCAACCTCCGCCGGCGAGAAGGCAAGCAGCGAGTCCACCTTGAGGAAGTCGTAGCCGGCATCCTTGAGCACCCGGGCAAACGGCCTCCCGTAGTCTGGGGAGGTCTGTGAGGGGAGGGTCGCAAAGACCGGGTCGTAGCCCTCCGCGACGAGGGAGACCGAGCCGTAGTAGATGTTGCAGTCGTTGGTCATCCCCATCGCCTCGATGCCGGTCCGCTTTATGGGCCCGATCGGCGATCGGCCCGCCGCATGGCTGATGCGGAGGACGTCGTATCCTCTCTCCTCGAGTTTGTGGAGGGTCGCCGTGACGACCCGCCCGGAGATCTGCACCGAGCCGATCAGGCTCCGGGTCGGGGCGACGAGGACGTAGAGGTTTTCGGGTTCGATGCCGCACTTCTCCGCGATGAAGCCCGTGACTTCCTCGTCCGGGAGGGTGTCCGCCTCCAGCGCGAGGATGCCGATCTCAGAGGCGTCGCGGTAGCCGAGCATTTTGTAGGTATTTTTCGGCTTTAAGGAGAGCGCCCGCGCCGGACCGGAAGCCATCGCGGAGTAGCCCCCGGCCTTGAGCACCCATCCCGCCTTCTGCGAACCGAGGCACGCGAGAGCGGGGCGGCTCACGGTGAGGTGCAGGAACGGGACGGGCACGTCGGCCACCCGGCCCATGGTTATCGCCGCCGTCGCAAGCCCCGCAAGGCAGGTCTCCACGAAGAGGGCGCCCGCCCGGTAACTCCCGGCGACGTGCACGCCGCAGTCGATGCACGTTGCGCCGTTCTCCAGTTCTGCAACCGCCACCCCGAGTTCGTCCCGGCGGTCGATCAGTTCTCTGACGACAGGCATTGCCGTGCGGTTTACGCTGAGCATCGTCCTCACCTATCTCAGCGGAGGGATAGGGTGCAGAACGCTTTAGCAGTTCCCTTCCGGGCATGCAACCCGGTCCGACGCGCACCCGGCAACGACCGGCTTTATGCAACTGCCCGAGAAATAGGTAATTACCTATGCCGGACAACACGAGAGAAGGCTCATCGGCACGCTTCGTGGATGGCGGGATCCCCGCCGGGATGCTCGCCGCCGTGCGGGAAGAGCGGCCTCTCATCCACCATATCACAAACAGCGTCACAATCAACGACTGCGCGAACATAACCATCTGCGTTGGGGCCGCCCCCGTGATGGCATCTGCGCCTGAGGAGGTCGCCGAGATGGTCGCCGCCGCCGGTGCGCTCGTCCTGAACATCGGGACACTCTCTGCCGCACAGGTCGAGGCGATGCTGATTGCCGGCCGCCATGCAAACGATCTCGGTATCCCGGTCGTCCTAGACCCGGTCGGTGCCGGGGCAACGGCGTTTCGGACTGCATCCACAAGACGGCTCCTGGAGGCTCTCGATATCGCTGTACTGAAAGGCAACGCCGGGGAGATCGGTGTCCTCGCCGGAACCGGCGGGAGCGTAAGAGGGGTCGATTCGGCCGGTATCACGGCCGACCCCGTGGCGACGGTGCGGGAGTGCGCCAGTTCAACCGGGACGGTGGTGGCGATGACGGGGGAGACGGATCTCGTCACCGATGGGAGGGGGGTGTATGCCGTCAGAAACGGCAGTCCCCTGATGGAAAGGTTATCCGGGACGGGGTGCATGGCCGCGTCGATCACCGGGGCGTTCGCCGCGGTCGCAGGCGATCTCCCTGTCTCGTCGGCGGCAGCGCTCGCGGCGTTCGGCCTGGCCGGTGAGCGGGCGGAGGTTGCGGCACGCGGCCCTTACTCGTTTCGGGCGGCGCTCTTCGATGAACTTGCCGGGCTCACCCCCGACGACCTCGCCCGCCATGCACGGGTAGAGGTGTTGTAGATGGGATACGACCTCTACGTGATCACGGACGAGACGGTTGGTGGCGGGCGCTCACACGCCGAACTCGCCCGCCGGGCCGTCGCCGGGGGTGCGGACGTGATCCAGCTCCGCGATAAGAGGCTCCCCGGCCGGGACCTCCTTGATGCGGCCTCCGCCATCCGGGAGGTCACCTATGATGCGGGAGCGCTCTTCATCGTGAACGACCGCCTGGACGTGGCCCTCGCGGCCGGTGCCGACGGCGTCCACCTCGGCGAGAGCGACCTCCCTATCAGGCACGCCCGGAGGATCGCTCCACCGGGGTTCATCATCGGGGCCTCAGTCGGGTCCGTGGCCGCGGCGGTCCGGGCCGGGTTAGAGGGCGCCGACTACGTGGCGCTCAGCCCAACATTCTCGACCACGTCCAAGGATGACGCAGGGGAGGGGCATGGGCTCGCCGTGCTCTCGGCGATCAGGGCAGCGGTCTCCGTCCCGCTAATCGCGATCGGCGGAATCAATGCGGGAAACGTTGCCGATGTCATCGCTGCAGGGGCTGATGGTGTTGCGGTGATCTCGGCGGTCGTCGGGGTGGACGATGTCACGGCAGCTGCCCGTGACCTCCGCGCCCGGATCGCCGCCACGAAACGGGGTTGCTGAGTGTCTTCACCACCGGCTCACACCGTGTCGTTATCGAGATCCTTGCATGACCGCCTGAAGGTCCTCTCCACACGGTATCCGTCTTCCAAAATGTGCCGGCACACAAACCCTCTTTGTCCTGGCTGTAGAACCTTTCCTGCGTGATACCCATGACCCGGATCGAGTTCACCCCAACCGGGATCGTCCACTCCCCATTCCACGACCCGCGTGATATGCCCATCCAGCCAGTCGGAGCGAGGGGTGTCCGGGGAACGGTTGAACTCCACCCCGGCTGCGCCCCGGGCCTAAAGGACATTGAGGGTTTTTCACGGATCATCCTCCTCTACCACTTCCACCGATCGGAGGGCTATTCGCTTGAGGTGGTGCCGTTCCTGGATGCAAGACCTCATGGTGTCTTTGCGACCAGGGCACCCCGCCGCCCGAACGCGATCGGTCTCTCGATTCTGCGGCTTGTTGCCGTCGATGGCGCGACGCTCATAGTCGAGGACGTCGATATCCTGGACGGCACTCCAGTCCTTGACATAAAGCCTTACGTCCCGGCGTTTGACGCCTACCCTGACGAACGTTCCGGGTGGCTGGCAGAGACTGAAAAAGATCCCGGCAGCGTGCGTTCGGATGATAGGTTCTGTTGAGTGCAGGGATCAGAAGATATAACACAACTGGCGTAAAGTAAACCAGCTTGACATAACCTGAAAGTAAATGTGCAGTCTTTAATAGCCGGGGCGCCGGTACTGAATGGTATCATGTCAAAAGAACCCATTGCATTGATTACGGCTGTCCTCATTGCCGTTCTACTCTGCACGGCAGGGTGCAGCAACACAGTCAGCGGGAATGGGACTTCCACCGCCGACAACACGACGCTGCTGGTCTACTCAGGCGCAGGACTCAAGACGGCGATGACCGAGATCGGGGAGGTCTTCACCGAGAAATACGGTATCGGCATCGATTACAACTTTGGCGGTTCCGGCACGCTCATCACACAGATGGAGTTATCCCGGAAAGGCGATCTCTTCATCCCCGGCGGAACGCCTGACTACCGGATCGCCCAGGGTAAGGGGCTGGTCGGTGAACCCGGATACGTTGCCTACCACGTCCCGGTGATCGTGGTTGCCCCCGGAAACCCGAAGAACATCACCTCGGTTGAGGACTTCGCCCGGCCAGGGCTGAAGATCGCCCTCGGCGACGCGAGCACCACCGCAATCGGCAGGGCCAGCGATAAACTCTTCCAGCAGCGTGGCATCCTTGACGCCGTTGAGGCAAACGTCGTCCTCCGGGCGCCGACGGTCAACGAGGTGGCCGTGGCGATGAACATGGGCACCGCTGACGCCGCCCTAATCACACTTGATATGGTCAACCCCGAGACCATGGAGGTCATCGAACTGCCGCCGGAAAACGGTGTTGTCCTTATAGTGCCGATAGGGGTGACCACGTTCACAGAGCACCAGGATGCCGCCCGTCTCTTCGTTGAGTTTGTCACTTCCGGTGAGGGAAAGGCTATATTTGTAAAGCACGGGTTCCCGGCGTATCCTGATCCGGCCTACACCGGTATAGAACCGTGATCATCATGGAGTACTCCTGCAGGGTGATCGGCGTCGCCCGGACACCCTTCACCGATCCGGCCGCCACCCCGATCCAGGCGGCTTTCTCCACCGCCCGCGGGGCGGTGGAGGTCTTCCCTGAGTACAGGGATGGGCTATCGATGCTCGTGGGGTTCTCCCATATCCTCCTCATCTACCGGTTCCACCGGGCTGCCGCCGAAGAACTTGCCGAACGACCGCTTATCGATGGCGCTGAGCCGCACGGCATCTTTGCCACCCGGCACTTCAACCGTCCGAACCGGCTTGGTATATCGGTTGTCAGACTCACCGGGATCGAGGGAGGGAGCATCACCATTGAGGGCGTCGACCTCCTGGACGGTACTCCGATCCTCGACATCAAACCGTATATCCCGGCATTTGACTGCATCGAGAGCGCGAACTCCGGGTGGGTGACGCCTCAGCACGTCGAGCGGATCCAGAGACAGAGTGCATTATTCAGGTCAGGGTGAACGTGTTCCAGGATCGGGCCACTCTCCCTCGCCCCACACCCTTCAAGGTAATCTTTCTTGCCGTATTGTTCTGCCTGATTGCGTACTTTCTCGTGGTAATTGTTGGTCTGGTAGTCTACCCGCCGTTTCCGGCTCTCGTTGAGAGCCTGCGATCCCGGGAGATCCTGTTTGCTGTTGAACTCTCGCTCGTCACCTCGGTGGTCTCCACCGCCCTCTGCGTTGTCGCCGCCGTGCCTGTTGCCTACTCGTTAGCTCGGTTCTCTTTCCCCGGTAGAGGGCTGGTAAACACCCTCTTTAACATCCCGCTTGCACTGCCGCCGCTCGTCGCGGGTGTGGCGTTGCTCATCTTCTACGGCCCATCGACGTTCGGCAAGATGCTCTCGGCGTTCGGTCTCGATATAGTCTACACCCCGGTTGGGATCGTTGTTGCCCAGTTCTTTGTAAACCTGCCATATATGGTCAGGGTCGCCCGTTCGGCCTTCGAGACGATCAACCCCCGCTTCGAGCACGTTGCCCGGACGCTCGGGTGCACCGAGTGGAGCGCGTTCCGTCAGGTCACCCTCCCTCTCGCCAGAAACGGTCTGATAGCCGGACTTGTCATCACCTGGTCGAAGGCTATCGGTGAGTTTGGAGGTGTCATGATGCTTGGGGGAGCTACCCGGATGAAGACCGAGACCCTGCCCATCGCGCTCTTCCTGAACATGTCAACGGGCGACCTTGATCTTGCCATAGCCGCGTCTGTCATCCTGATAGTCATATCGGTGATCTCGTTTGCGGTCTTCGAACGCTGTAGCGGCGAGCGGGGGGTGTTCTAGGTGCTCAAGATCACGGGGCTCACCAAACGTCTCGGGGACTTTGTTCTCGACGGTGTGGACCTGACAGTCGCAGACGGTGAGTACTTCATCATCCTCGGGCCTACCGGCGCAGGAAAGACCATACTTCTCGAGACCCTGGCGGGGATATACACACCTGACGACGGAACGATCACCCTGGATGGCCGTGACATCACCCGCACCGACCCGAAAGATCGGGGGATCGGCATGGTTTACCAGGATTACATGCTCTTTCCCCACCTCACCGTCGGGGAGAATATCGGGTTTGGTCTCCGGCAGAGGAAGGCCGATCCCGCCCGCATAAGGGAGGAGGTGCAGGAGACCGCCGCCCTTCTCGGGATTGAGCATCTCCTCTCCCGCACCCCCGGGACGCTCTCAGGCGGTGAACAGCAGCGGGCGGCGATCGCCAGGGCGCTCGTTCTCAGGCCTCACGTCCTCCTCCTGGACGAACCGCTCTCGGCGCTCGATACCTCCACCCGGGACCGGCTCCGCAGGGAGTTGAGGTCGATCTGCCGGGCGACGAAAACAACGGTCATCCACATCACCCATCACTTCGAGGATATATTCGCTCTCGCCGATCGTGTAGCGGTGATGCAGGAGGGGAGAGTTGTCCAGACCGGCACGCCTGATGAGGTCTTCCGGAAACCTGCCACCGGGTTTGTCGCTGCTTTCACCGGTATGGAGAACGTATACTGCGGGGTTTCAAGGGTTCTGAACGGCGAGGCGACGATCGACCTCGGCGGGATCACCGTCCGGACGGTCAGCGAGATCGAGGGTGAGGTCTGTGTCGGTATCCGGCCGGAAGAGGTGATTTTGTCCCGCGAACCTTTTGAGTCAAGCGCTGCAAACACCTTCCCCGGCATGGTGACCGAGATCCAGAGGAACGGCACGTTTTCAAGGGTCTTCGTCGATGCCGGGGTTACATTCGTTGCCGTCCTGACACCACAGAGCGTCGAGCGCCTGCGACTGGCCGGGGGTGTAGCGGTCCAAGTCACATTCAAGGCCTCGGCCGTCCACGTCTTTCTGCGGTAGGAGCAGGCCATTCCTCCCGGCCAGAAGGAGCGGCCGGATGGGGGAAGAATCCAACGAGATAACAAAACGAACGTCTTCTGCAGCTGACCACCCCCGCCACCCGGCCGATAGGAGGGGCGGAAACGCCCCCCGCCGTGTCCTGACATGCTCCAGAAAAAGCAGAATAGGGGCCGGGATGTGCCCGCCGCACTTATATCTTCTTAAACCGGCTCTTCGGCGCGCCGCACCGGGGACATTTCCAGGTATCTGGCAGGTCTTCGAAGGCTGTGCCGGGTTTAACACCGTGTTCAGGGTCGCCGAGAGCGGGGTTGTAGACGTAGCCGCACTGTGTGCACCGATACAAATCCATCGTATCATCACCTCATTCCCTGCCGGCCGCCGGGACGGCAAAGGGTAATATCTCGTTTACTTCCGCTTCAGGATAAGTGCTCCGGTCACGATACCGGGAAAGGAAGTTCCTTTCCCGTGCAACCGTCGAGGACGATCGAGCGCTCACCGCGTTCCGATGCAAACCGGATCACGTAGACCGGGTAATAGATCGTCTCAAACTCGATAATCTCGGCCGTTGGCTCAAGCCCTTTCAGGATCGTCCGGAGCGACGATTCCGTGACCTTCGCCTCCAGGCTCTCACCCCGAAGAGGCTCCATGGGGAGGCCGCAGGCTCCAGCCCGGAGAGAAGAGAGCGGCGGGACATCCTCTGTCAGGAGAGGTACGTAGACCGTGGTTTCGCCGATTGTCTTTACCTCTGTTATGAGTTTCGCATCCGAAAGACTCTTTATCGCTTTCTTCACCGCGGCCGCCGGGAGATGGGTCTCGGCCTCGATCTCGACGGGCGTCGATCCTCCGTTTGCAAGCCCGGCAACGACCCTGACCGCGGCCTCATCGAGCCCCAGGAGTTCAGAGAACCCCGGCCTGACCTTCAGCCCCCGGTCTATATCGACGATGCAGCCGGTGCAGCCATCGATGATGAACGACGCCGTCTTTGTGGTCTTCCGCAGAACCCCTCCGATGTAGCGGATCTTCACCCGATGTAGCGGCCGGTAGACCTGCTCCCCTGAGACTATCCGTTCCTCGGGTTCCAGGACCCTGAACCTGCGTTTCCTCTTGCCCCTGGCGATGTCGAGCGCTTCCTCACGGATCAGCACCGGGACAACCGCGTTCCCGCTAATGGGGGGTTCCACCATGGGCGGTTCCGCTTCCTCCTGCTGCGGTTTGCCGCCGCAGGGTTCGTCTCGTGGCCGATCTCCCGGCCGGACAGGCTGCGCCGGCACGAGCCTTGGCGTCTGCCCCCCGTGCCTGCAGATCCTGTCCCGGAATCGCATCTTCACCTTCCCGCGAGAGAGCCCGCCCATAACAAAGAACTCTCCTGGCTCGAGTTCTACAAGTTCGGCGACCTCCCTGTGGGACGAGAAGAAGAGGCTGACCGCTTTCAGGTCGTTTTCGATAGAGAGTTTTCCTATGATCTGGTTGTTGCACTGAGAGAGGACGTTTTTTGTTACGAGCGAGGGTCTCTGTGTCGCGACCAGCAAGCCGAGCCCCCTTTTGCGCCCCCGGCGGGAGATCTCCTCTATCTTACGTATGGCCTCCCCCGACTGCGGGATGAATTTGTCCGCCTCCTCCAGGATCAGAAGAAACGGTTTCTTCAGTCTGCTCTCCAGGTCGTAGAGAACCTCTGCGAGTTGGGCCACGTTCTCCCGCATCTCGGTCTCCGAGACATCGAAGATCACCGCCTTTCGGGAGCAGATCGCCTCTCGTATGATCTCCCGCAGGTTTGCCCGCCCGATCCCCACGTCACAATCATCGCCGGAACCGATCCTGATGATGGAGAACCGTTCCGCAAGCGAGGAGTACTCCCCCTCCGTATCTACGAGGCAGAACCCGACCCGCGCCTGCAGGAGCTGTTCGCAGATCACCGCGATACCCCAGCTCTTCCCGGCGCCCGACTGTGCTATGATGCACGTTCTTCCCGTGACGAGTTCCTGGGCGTCGACGGCAACGTCATGGTCACCGTCCTTTCCGATCACCAGCTCCATCCGCTCAAAGAGATAACAGGGTGCCCGGTCTTTTAACGCTTCCTCTTCGGATCAGGGGGCCCGGTTTAAGCAGATTCGAGGTCTTTTCCTCAGTTTTTGTTCCTGGAGAGCGAGAGAAAGACCCCGAAGACTGATAGGGCCGTGAAAGCCAGGAAGATCAGCCGCAGGCTCTTCATGAACTCCGGGAATACTTCCGGGGTGACGGTTGTCGACCCCATGAGAACCGCAAAGACCACAAGGACGGCCCCCATGCTCAGCATCATCCCGAGCGAGCGCATCGTCGCTACCATCGCCGATGCGCTCCCGTAGAACCGTTTCTCAACGCTCCCCATGATAGCGGTGGTGTTCGGGGAAGAGAATAACCCGACCCCCGTCCCCACCAGGAACAGGAGGGCGAGGACGAGTGTGATCGGCGTCGTCTCGTTGAGCAGCGAGAGTCCGAAGAGTCCCACGGCGGCAACCCCCATCCCAAGCGAAGCCAGGAGCCCTGGCTCCACCCGGTCAGCCAGTCGTCCTGCCGCGGGGGCGACGAAGACCTGGACGAGCGGTTGGATCAGGAGGAGTGTGCCTGCGGCGGCGGGTTCGTAGCCCCGGATGTACTGAAGGTAGAGGGAGAGGAGGAACGCGACCGCATACGTTGCGCTGTAGTTGATCAGGGCTGCAGCGTTGGAGGCTGCAAAGATCCGGTTCTTCTGGAGGAGCGTGACCGGCAGAAGAGGATCTGACCGGTGCTGCTCCACCCGGAAAAAGACCACGCCAAGCGCCAGCGATGCCGCAAGGAGCAGCAGACCGACAGCGGTGGTGATCCATGCCAGGCCCAGGAAGAGGCAGAGGATCAGGGCTGATGAGAGGGCCAGCCCCGGGAGATCGAAGTGCTCCATATCTCGCTCGTTTAAGAAAGCCGGGAACTTCCTCGCATAGAATAGGACAGGCACCGCAAGGAGCGCGGTCACTACGAAGATGCTTCGCCACCCAAAGAACTGGGTCAGGACTCCCCCAAGGAACGGCCCGAACGATAGCCCGGCGTAGACAGCGGTGGTGTTGATCCCGATGGCGTAACCCCGCCTGCCAGGCGGGAAGAGGCTGGCTATCAGGGCCACGCTGGTTGCGTTGATCATCGCCCCGCCCACCCCCTGCACGAACCGGAAGAGGAGGAGCAGGTTCATCGAGGATGTGAATATGGAGAGGATGGATCCGGCGGCGTAGACGACGATCCCGATCAGGAATATCCTGACCCTCCCCCGCGAGTCGCCGAGCCTTCCCGCCGGGAGGAGGAATATGACCGATGCAAGGAGATAGGCGCTGGATACCCAGGCCAGCGTGGCCGCATCGGCGGAAAACTCGGTGCCGATGATGGGCAGGGCGAGGTTGATCGCGGAGGCCGTGAAGGGATTTATGAACGAGGCGACTGTGACCAGTGCGAGGATGGCCCCCCGCGAATAAGTTCGTTCTTCTACCCCTCTCACGCCTATTCTCTACGCCTCCGGGTTCTGTGCGGTAACAGAGTTCACGTTGAGTGCAGATAAGTCCACTGCCCATCTACAGTGGATTACTTTTAGGATCATGACCAAGTAGATGAGCATGCGTGCCCAATCCCCGGAGATCCAGCGGGATCTACGGGCGACCTCCCTCCGGCTCATCATGCTGCTGGGCGTGGCAAGCCTGTTCGGTAGCCTGGTCTCTAACGGCGCCAGGAGCGTTACCGGCCCCTACCTCCTCCTTCTCGGTGGAAGCGCGGCAGTTGTCGGGCTGGTTGCCGGGGCCGGCGAGTTTATCGGCTACGCCCTGCGGGCGGCCACCGGCGCCTATCTTGGCCGTAACCACCGCTACTGGAAGGTGGCGATTGGCGGTTACTGTATGCTGGCAGCCATCCCCTTCCTTGCGTTCGCCGGTCAGTGGGCGACGGCGGCAGCCCTTATCATCGCCGAACGGATCGGGAAAGCCATCAGGACACCGGCGCGGGACACGATCCTCTCCCATGCGACGGTGGCCGTTGGGAGAGGGTGGGGGTTCGGGTTTCACAAAGCGCTCGATCAGGTTGGTGCGGTCGCGGGCCCGCTGGTCATGGTCGTCGCCCTGGCCGTCACCGGGGGTTATACGGATGGATTCCTGGTTCTGGCCATCCCTCTCATCGGCGTCGCGGTTGCTCTCTTCCTGGCCCGGTCGGAGGTGCCGTCACCACGGTTCCTGGAGGTGGAGGAGATGCAGG from Methanoculleus receptaculi includes:
- the mch gene encoding methenyltetrahydromethanopterin cyclohydrolase; the protein is MLSVNRTAMPVVRELIDRRDELGVAVAELENGATCIDCGVHVAGSYRAGALFVETCLAGLATAAITMGRVADVPVPFLHLTVSRPALACLGSQKAGWVLKAGGYSAMASGPARALSLKPKNTYKMLGYRDASEIGILALEADTLPDEEVTGFIAEKCGIEPENLYVLVAPTRSLIGSVQISGRVVTATLHKLEERGYDVLRISHAAGRSPIGPIKRTGIEAMGMTNDCNIYYGSVSLVAEGYDPVFATLPSQTSPDYGRPFARVLKDAGYDFLKVDSLLAFSPAEVAVNDSKSGEVHHFGSLNADVLLESFGVL
- the thiM gene encoding hydroxyethylthiazole kinase → MPDNTREGSSARFVDGGIPAGMLAAVREERPLIHHITNSVTINDCANITICVGAAPVMASAPEEVAEMVAAAGALVLNIGTLSAAQVEAMLIAGRHANDLGIPVVLDPVGAGATAFRTASTRRLLEALDIAVLKGNAGEIGVLAGTGGSVRGVDSAGITADPVATVRECASSTGTVVAMTGETDLVTDGRGVYAVRNGSPLMERLSGTGCMAASITGAFAAVAGDLPVSSAAALAAFGLAGERAEVAARGPYSFRAALFDELAGLTPDDLARHARVEVL
- the thiE gene encoding thiamine phosphate synthase, producing MGYDLYVITDETVGGGRSHAELARRAVAGGADVIQLRDKRLPGRDLLDAASAIREVTYDAGALFIVNDRLDVALAAGADGVHLGESDLPIRHARRIAPPGFIIGASVGSVAAAVRAGLEGADYVALSPTFSTTSKDDAGEGHGLAVLSAIRAAVSVPLIAIGGINAGNVADVIAAGADGVAVISAVVGVDDVTAAARDLRARIAATKRGC
- the tsaA gene encoding tRNA (N6-threonylcarbamoyladenosine(37)-N6)-methyltransferase TrmO, whose amino-acid sequence is MTRIEFTPTGIVHSPFHDPRDMPIQPVGARGVRGTVELHPGCAPGLKDIEGFSRIILLYHFHRSEGYSLEVVPFLDARPHGVFATRAPRRPNAIGLSILRLVAVDGATLIVEDVDILDGTPVLDIKPYVPAFDAYPDERSGWLAETEKDPGSVRSDDRFC
- the modA gene encoding molybdate ABC transporter substrate-binding protein, with translation MSKEPIALITAVLIAVLLCTAGCSNTVSGNGTSTADNTTLLVYSGAGLKTAMTEIGEVFTEKYGIGIDYNFGGSGTLITQMELSRKGDLFIPGGTPDYRIAQGKGLVGEPGYVAYHVPVIVVAPGNPKNITSVEDFARPGLKIALGDASTTAIGRASDKLFQQRGILDAVEANVVLRAPTVNEVAVAMNMGTADAALITLDMVNPETMEVIELPPENGVVLIVPIGVTTFTEHQDAARLFVEFVTSGEGKAIFVKHGFPAYPDPAYTGIEP
- the tsaA gene encoding tRNA (N6-threonylcarbamoyladenosine(37)-N6)-methyltransferase TrmO, whose product is MEYSCRVIGVARTPFTDPAATPIQAAFSTARGAVEVFPEYRDGLSMLVGFSHILLIYRFHRAAAEELAERPLIDGAEPHGIFATRHFNRPNRLGISVVRLTGIEGGSITIEGVDLLDGTPILDIKPYIPAFDCIESANSGWVTPQHVERIQRQSALFRSG
- a CDS encoding ABC transporter permease, with the protein product MFQDRATLPRPTPFKVIFLAVLFCLIAYFLVVIVGLVVYPPFPALVESLRSREILFAVELSLVTSVVSTALCVVAAVPVAYSLARFSFPGRGLVNTLFNIPLALPPLVAGVALLIFYGPSTFGKMLSAFGLDIVYTPVGIVVAQFFVNLPYMVRVARSAFETINPRFEHVARTLGCTEWSAFRQVTLPLARNGLIAGLVITWSKAIGEFGGVMMLGGATRMKTETLPIALFLNMSTGDLDLAIAASVILIVISVISFAVFERCSGERGVF
- a CDS encoding ATP-binding cassette domain-containing protein, yielding MLKITGLTKRLGDFVLDGVDLTVADGEYFIILGPTGAGKTILLETLAGIYTPDDGTITLDGRDITRTDPKDRGIGMVYQDYMLFPHLTVGENIGFGLRQRKADPARIREEVQETAALLGIEHLLSRTPGTLSGGEQQRAAIARALVLRPHVLLLDEPLSALDTSTRDRLRRELRSICRATKTTVIHITHHFEDIFALADRVAVMQEGRVVQTGTPDEVFRKPATGFVAAFTGMENVYCGVSRVLNGEATIDLGGITVRTVSEIEGEVCVGIRPEEVILSREPFESSAANTFPGMVTEIQRNGTFSRVFVDAGVTFVAVLTPQSVERLRLAGGVAVQVTFKASAVHVFLR
- a CDS encoding rubredoxin, translated to MDLYRCTQCGYVYNPALGDPEHGVKPGTAFEDLPDTWKCPRCGAPKSRFKKI
- a CDS encoding ATP-binding protein, whose protein sequence is MELVIGKDGDHDVAVDAQELVTGRTCIIAQSGAGKSWGIAVICEQLLQARVGFCLVDTEGEYSSLAERFSIIRIGSGDDCDVGIGRANLREIIREAICSRKAVIFDVSETEMRENVAQLAEVLYDLESRLKKPFLLILEEADKFIPQSGEAIRKIEEISRRGRKRGLGLLVATQRPSLVTKNVLSQCNNQIIGKLSIENDLKAVSLFFSSHREVAELVELEPGEFFVMGGLSRGKVKMRFRDRICRHGGQTPRLVPAQPVRPGDRPRDEPCGGKPQQEEAEPPMVEPPISGNAVVPVLIREEALDIARGKRKRRFRVLEPEERIVSGEQVYRPLHRVKIRYIGGVLRKTTKTASFIIDGCTGCIVDIDRGLKVRPGFSELLGLDEAAVRVVAGLANGGSTPVEIEAETHLPAAAVKKAIKSLSDAKLITEVKTIGETTVYVPLLTEDVPPLSSLRAGACGLPMEPLRGESLEAKVTESSLRTILKGLEPTAEIIEFETIYYPVYVIRFASERGERSIVLDGCTGKELPFPVS
- a CDS encoding MFS transporter, with protein sequence MRGVEERTYSRGAILALVTVASFINPFTASAINLALPIIGTEFSADAATLAWVSSAYLLASVIFLLPAGRLGDSRGRVRIFLIGIVVYAAGSILSIFTSSMNLLLLFRFVQGVGGAMINATSVALIASLFPPGRRGYAIGINTTAVYAGLSFGPFLGGVLTQFFGWRSIFVVTALLAVPVLFYARKFPAFLNERDMEHFDLPGLALSSALILCLFLGLAWITTAVGLLLLAASLALGVVFFRVEQHRSDPLLPVTLLQKNRIFAASNAAALINYSATYAVAFLLSLYLQYIRGYEPAAAGTLLLIQPLVQVFVAPAAGRLADRVEPGLLASLGMGVAAVGLFGLSLLNETTPITLVLALLFLVGTGVGLFSSPNTTAIMGSVEKRFYGSASAMVATMRSLGMMLSMGAVLVVFAVLMGSTTVTPEVFPEFMKSLRLIFLAFTALSVFGVFLSLSRNKN
- a CDS encoding MFS transporter, which produces MSMRAQSPEIQRDLRATSLRLIMLLGVASLFGSLVSNGARSVTGPYLLLLGGSAAVVGLVAGAGEFIGYALRAATGAYLGRNHRYWKVAIGGYCMLAAIPFLAFAGQWATAAALIIAERIGKAIRTPARDTILSHATVAVGRGWGFGFHKALDQVGAVAGPLVMVVALAVTGGYTDGFLVLAIPLIGVAVALFLARSEVPSPRFLEVEEMQGDSIPSILPYALFIFLGMAGFATFPLISFHLKAGAIVSDAAIPLFYAGAMVVSVFVALLLGRVFDRLGSRILLAIPIISLATVFLAFSPDPRMAVAGSLVWGAGIGIFEPVLRASIASSTSLERRGKVYGTLSAVYGTAWFVGSAVMGVLYDVSIGHILAYVVVVEAAALVAYLWLYRSRVAVGPPEVTL